A stretch of Triticum aestivum cultivar Chinese Spring chromosome 1D, IWGSC CS RefSeq v2.1, whole genome shotgun sequence DNA encodes these proteins:
- the LOC123180129 gene encoding glycine-rich cell wall structural protein gives MEEGKDKNNTTEKGLFSNMMHGYPPHGGYGYPPQGYPPPGVPYPPPGAYPPPPQYGYPQPGGYPPHGGYPPVGYPGYGGGHGGHGYGGGHMGYGGGYGGGSHALGHHHGGHGYGHYGHGGHGYGHHGHGHYHGGHGWGHHGHGYHHHHHHGKHGYGKFKKCK, from the exons ATGGAAGAAGGGAAAGACAAGAATAACACCACCGAGAAGGGGCTGTTCTCAAACATGATGCATGGTTATCCACCTCATGGAGGATACGGATACCCTCCTCAAGGTTACCCGCCACCGGGGGTCCCCTACCCTCCTCCCGGGGCGTATCCTCCTCCACCACAATATGGGTACCCTCAGCCCGGTGGCTACCCACCTCACGGTGGATATCCCCCCGTCGGCTACCCTG GCTACGGGGGTGGCCACGGAGGCCATGGCTACGGCGGCGGGCACATGGGCTACGGaggcggctacggcggcggcagcCATGCTCTCGGGCACCACCACGGAGGCCACGGCTACGGCCATTATGGTCACGGAGGCCATGGCTACGGACACCACGGTCACGGACACTACCACGGCGGGCACGGCTGGGGGCACCATGGCCATGGatatcaccaccaccaccaccacggcaaGCACGGTTACGGCAAGTTCAAGAAGTGCAAGTGA